One Thermus sp. CCB_US3_UF1 DNA window includes the following coding sequences:
- a CDS encoding nitrate/sulfonate/bicarbonate ABC transporter ATP-binding protein, producing the protein MFLEAQGVAKAYRAGDKPFPVLEGVNLEVREGEIVALLGRSGGGKSTLLRILAGLIPPDAGEVRFRGKRVEGPAEGMAMVFQTFALFPWLTVWENVALGLEARGVPLEERRRRAREAIALIGLRGFEEALPKELSGGMKQRVGFARALVVDPEILLLDEAFSALDPLTAEGLKGDLLDLWQGGQLRTRAMVLVTHNMEEAVALADRALVLQGSPARIGREIPIPLPHPRDPGDPRFRALVDELYEALTQREEVERRLEEDLLRLPQASVGTLLSLAETLARLGGRVDLPLLAEEGGLEVDDLFPLLEALELLGFARVERGDVELTPAGLAWAQASPEEQKVMFAEHLLRQVPLFARLHQALLQQGRLPEERILLRLQDHLPEPEARRVLQVVREWGRYAGLLVYEEGPRAFRLPAGPA; encoded by the coding sequence ATGTTTCTGGAAGCCCAGGGCGTGGCCAAGGCCTACCGCGCAGGGGATAAGCCCTTTCCCGTCCTGGAGGGGGTGAACCTAGAGGTGCGGGAGGGGGAGATCGTGGCCCTCCTCGGCCGCTCGGGAGGGGGGAAGAGCACCCTTTTGCGCATCCTGGCCGGGCTCATCCCCCCGGACGCGGGGGAGGTGCGCTTCCGCGGGAAGCGGGTGGAGGGGCCGGCGGAGGGGATGGCCATGGTCTTCCAGACCTTTGCCCTTTTCCCCTGGCTCACGGTGTGGGAGAACGTGGCCCTGGGCCTCGAGGCCCGGGGGGTTCCCCTGGAAGAAAGGCGGCGCCGGGCCCGGGAGGCCATCGCCCTCATCGGGCTAAGGGGGTTTGAGGAAGCCCTGCCCAAGGAGCTCTCCGGGGGCATGAAGCAGCGGGTGGGCTTCGCCCGGGCCCTGGTGGTGGACCCCGAAATCCTCCTGCTGGACGAGGCCTTCTCCGCCCTGGACCCCTTGACCGCCGAGGGGCTCAAGGGGGACCTCCTGGACCTCTGGCAGGGGGGCCAGCTCCGCACCCGGGCCATGGTCCTGGTGACCCACAACATGGAGGAGGCCGTGGCCCTGGCCGACCGGGCCCTGGTCCTCCAGGGAAGCCCCGCCCGCATCGGCCGGGAGATCCCCATCCCCTTGCCCCACCCCCGGGACCCGGGGGACCCTCGGTTCCGCGCCCTGGTGGACGAGCTCTACGAGGCCCTAACCCAAAGGGAGGAGGTGGAGCGGCGCCTGGAGGAGGACCTCCTCCGCCTGCCCCAGGCCTCCGTGGGCACCCTCCTCAGCCTGGCCGAAACCCTTGCCCGCCTGGGAGGGCGGGTGGACCTCCCCCTCCTGGCCGAAGAGGGGGGGCTGGAGGTGGACGACCTCTTCCCCCTCCTGGAAGCCTTGGAGCTTCTGGGCTTCGCCCGGGTGGAGCGGGGGGATGTGGAGCTGACCCCGGCCGGGCTGGCCTGGGCCCAGGCCAGCCCCGAGGAGCAGAAGGTGATGTTCGCCGAGCACCTCCTGCGCCAGGTTCCCCTTTTCGCCCGCCTACACCAGGCCCTCCTCCAGCAGGGCCGGCTCCCCGAGGAACGTATCCTCCTCCGGCTCCAGGACCACCTCCCCGAACCCGAGGCCCGCAGGGTCCTCCAGGTGGTCCGGGAATGGGGGCGGTACGCCGGGCTCTTGGTCTACGAAGAAGGCCCCAGGGCCTTCCGCCTGCCGGCAGGACCCGCCTAA